Part of the Bacillota bacterium genome, TGAGCCACCCTGGGCGGTCCCGGTCAGCGGCCACCCGCCCGAAGGACGTGGACGACGATTTCCGGCGGACAGCTCAACCGGATGGGAAGCAAGCTGGTTCCGAGGCCCCGAGAAACATAGGCCCGGACGCCATCGGCCCACCCCGGCCCGGATGCCAATCGTCGTCCGAAGGGAGAGCGGGTGATCAGGGGGCCGAACCACGGCAGGCACACCTGGCCACCGTGGGTATGGCCGACGATGACGTAGTCGAGGCGGGTCCGCCCCGTCCTCGTCAGGATATCCGGCGAGTGGGCCATCAAGATGCGCGGCCGTCCGTCCTCGGTGCCCTTGACCGCCCGCCCCAGGTCATCCAGGCGCCGCCTCGTCGGGTCATCCACTCCGATCAGCCAGAACCAGGCCCCGCAGCGCTCGACCTTGGCCGGCCGGTTGACCAGAGACTGGACTCCGAAGGAGGTCAACCAGGGCACCAACCCGGCCGTGCGGCCGGCGGCCGCCGCGTTCGTCTCGTTGTTGCCCGGGACGAAGAAGACGCCATAGGGGGCGGTCATCCGTCCGGTCGCGGCGAGCGCCGGTTCGTATGGTCCGCCGGCGTTGATCAGGTCTCCGGTGATAGCCACGAGGTCCGGGCGCTGGGCGGCGACCAGTTCGGTCAGGGGCTTGCGTCCCAGGCGCAGCTTGCCGTGGACATCAGAGACCTGGACCAGCCGGAAACCGTCGAAGGCCCGATCCAGCCCGGCGATGGGGACGTCTACCCGCGTCACCATCAGCCTCTCCGCCTCGATGAAGTGAGCGTAGAGGGCGCTTCCGAAGGCCGCCACGGCCATCGTCCCGAGGAGCGTCGTCATCCCGGCCGTCACCGGCCTTCCCTCCTCCCCTGTAACCGCCGGGCCCGGCATGGCCGGGCCCGGTGGCGACGATACTTGAACGCTCTATTGCCGGGCGCGTGGGGCGACTGGGCCCGGGCCGAATCAGAACATCACGGCTTCGTCGATCCGCTTGTACTCGACCAGACCGCCGTCGGGGAACCAATGGGCGATCTCGTGGGCGGCTTCGTCAGGTGTGCTCGAGGCGTGAATGAGGTTGTGGATGGCGTGCTTGAGGGCGTTGGCGACGATCGGCGAGCCGACCGAGTAATCGCCGCGGATCGTCCCCGGATCGGCGGCCAGCGGCAGGGTGTTCCCGCACATCTTCCGGACGACCTGGATGGCATGGTAGCCCTCGAGGGCGCAGGCGACGACGGGGCCCGACGAGAGATAGTCGATGTTCCAATTCTTGACCATCTCGCCGATCTTCAGCGGGTCATCCGTCCCGACCTCGGCGAACGGTTCGACCCCATTCTCCTTGTAACTTTGCAGGGTCTTCTGACCCATCCCCTCGATCCACTCGCGGGTGTTGGGGTAATGGGCCTCGGCCTGCGCTCTGGTGGGGTGGGCGACGCGCAGGGCGACGATCTTCAGCCCGACCCGCTCGAAGCGGCCGAGGATGGCCCCGACCAGTCCACGCTGGAGACCGTCAGGCTTGACCAGGATGAGGGTCTTTTCCAAGGGCAGTTTCAATGCTCGCACCTCGCTTGGCTTGGTATTTGGACAGTCGAAGAGAAGGTTGGGACCGGCGGAGGTCCGCATCGTGGTCAGGCGGTGAGGGACGAAACGGTCCTCGCGTCAAGCCGCTTGACAACCGCGGTCAAGAGCCTCACCGTGTGGTCGTAGTCCTCGCGCCGGATGATTCCGCTGTGACTGTGGATGTACCGACAAGGCACCCCGATGACCAGACTCGGAACACCCTGCCCGTGGACGTGGATACGGCCGGCGTCGGTCCCCCCCCCCGGCATGGCCGAGAACTGGTAAGGGATCTTCTCTTTCTCGGCCGTCTCGACCACCAGGTCGCGCAACCTGAGGTTTGGAATCATCGAGCCGTCGTAGACCAGGATTGAAGGTCCGCCGCCGAGTCTATCAGTGGCCTCGTTCTCCTTCACCCCCGGCATGTCACCGGCGATGGAGACCTCCATGGCGAAGCCGACGTCCGGGTCAACCGCCTCGACACTCGTCGTCGCCCCGCGCAAGCCGACCTCTTCCTGAACCGTTCCGACACCGTAAAGCGTGTTCGGGTGGGGTTCGTTCTTGAGGTTGCGGAGGACATCGATGAAGATGGCACAACCGATCCGGTCGTCCCAGGCCTTGGCCATCAAGGCTTGTCCGTTGCCCATGACGGTGAAGGGACTCACCGGGATGACCGGGTCGCCCGGTCTGACCCCGAGCTTCTTGGCTTCTTCTTCGTCGGTCGCGCCGACGTCGATGAACATGTCCTTCTTCTCGACGACCTTCTTTCGATCCTCGGCTGAGAGGATGTGCGGTGGTTTCGAGCCGACGATGCCGGCCAGGTCGCCGCGGTGGGTTTTGACCGTCACTCGCTGGGCCAGCATCACCTGCTCCCACCAGCCGCCGATGGTCTGGAAGCGCAGGAAGCCTTCCTTGGTTATCCCGGTGACCATGAAGCCGACTTCGTCCATGTGCCCGGCCAGCATGATCCGCGGCCGGTCGGTGACGCCGACCTGCTTGCCGATGATGCTTCCGAGGTTGTCGTGCTCGATCGTGGCCGCCTGTTCGAGGTACCGCCGGACGGTCGCCCGGGCTTCGAACTCATAACCGGAAATCCCGGAAGCGTCAGTCAGGTCGCGGAGCATCTCCAGTGTTTGATCCACTGCCTTTCGGGCCTCCTCGTCAGATGATGTGGACCAGCCTCAGCGGACTGAGAGCGGGCCGATAACAAAGAAAGGGTGCCGGGGATTAATCTTCCCGGCGCCCTTTCACCTTTTCCGTCATCCGGCGATCTTCTTCTCAGCTTCCTCGAAGATGCCCCGCTTGACCTCATTGGCCGTCGTATGCTGAGCCCCGAAGGCCTGGTTGATGAATTCGCAAGCCACCCAGGGGTCGACCCGATCGCCGCACGTGAACACGTCGACAGCCGCGTAGCAATGCTCCGGCCAGGTGTGAACGGCGAGATGTGATTCGGAGATGACCACGACACCGCTGATCCCTTGCGGGCTGAACTTATGAAAAGCCACCTCTCTGACTTCGGCTCCCGCCTTGATGGCGGCAGAGACCATGGCCTTCTCGACCTTCTTCAGGTCGTTCAGCGACTCAGGGTTACACCCGTAGAGCTCCGCTAGGATGTGGCGCCCAAGTGCGTTCATCAGATCCAACCCCCTTTTAACCGATTAGCGCGCCGGCCCCAGCCAGGGGGGTGCGTCAACAATCAATGTTCATTGTAGCAAATTCCCCTCGA contains:
- a CDS encoding metallophosphoesterase — translated: MTAGMTTLLGTMAVAAFGSALYAHFIEAERLMVTRVDVPIAGLDRAFDGFRLVQVSDVHGKLRLGRKPLTELVAAQRPDLVAITGDLINAGGPYEPALAATGRMTAPYGVFFVPGNNETNAAAAGRTAGLVPWLTSFGVQSLVNRPAKVERCGAWFWLIGVDDPTRRRLDDLGRAVKGTEDGRPRILMAHSPDILTRTGRTRLDYVIVGHTHGGQVCLPWFGPLITRSPFGRRLASGPGWADGVRAYVSRGLGTSLLPIRLSCPPEIVVHVLRAGGR
- a CDS encoding nucleoside-diphosphate kinase, which encodes MKLPLEKTLILVKPDGLQRGLVGAILGRFERVGLKIVALRVAHPTRAQAEAHYPNTREWIEGMGQKTLQSYKENGVEPFAEVGTDDPLKIGEMVKNWNIDYLSSGPVVACALEGYHAIQVVRKMCGNTLPLAADPGTIRGDYSVGSPIVANALKHAIHNLIHASSTPDEAAHEIAHWFPDGGLVEYKRIDEAVMF
- a CDS encoding M42 family metallopeptidase, yielding MLRDLTDASGISGYEFEARATVRRYLEQAATIEHDNLGSIIGKQVGVTDRPRIMLAGHMDEVGFMVTGITKEGFLRFQTIGGWWEQVMLAQRVTVKTHRGDLAGIVGSKPPHILSAEDRKKVVEKKDMFIDVGATDEEEAKKLGVRPGDPVIPVSPFTVMGNGQALMAKAWDDRIGCAIFIDVLRNLKNEPHPNTLYGVGTVQEEVGLRGATTSVEAVDPDVGFAMEVSIAGDMPGVKENEATDRLGGGPSILVYDGSMIPNLRLRDLVVETAEKEKIPYQFSAMPGGGTDAGRIHVHGQGVPSLVIGVPCRYIHSHSGIIRREDYDHTVRLLTAVVKRLDARTVSSLTA
- the speD gene encoding adenosylmethionine decarboxylase → MNALGRHILAELYGCNPESLNDLKKVEKAMVSAAIKAGAEVREVAFHKFSPQGISGVVVISESHLAVHTWPEHCYAAVDVFTCGDRVDPWVACEFINQAFGAQHTTANEVKRGIFEEAEKKIAG